A genomic region of Anas acuta chromosome 1, bAnaAcu1.1, whole genome shotgun sequence contains the following coding sequences:
- the SLC25A30 gene encoding kidney mitochondrial carrier protein 1 isoform X2: MSALNWKPFLYGGLASITAECGTFPIDLTKTRLQVQGQVNDAKYKEIRYRGMMHALVRICREEGLKALYSGIAPAMLRQASYGTIKIGTYQSLKRMFVERPEDETLMINVLCGILSGVISSSIANPTDVLKIRMQAQGSVIQGGMMGNFIQIYQTEGTKGLWKGVSLTAQRAAIVVGVELPVYDLTKKHLIMSGYMGDTVYTHFLSSFTCGLAGALASNPVDVVRTRMMNERSQRNGAHSNYKGTLDCLLQTWKNEGFFALYKGFWPNWLRLGPWNIIFFLTYEQLKKLDL; encoded by the exons ATGTCAGCGCTGAACTGGAAGCCCTTTCTCTATGGAGGTTTAGCATCAATCACTGCAGAATGCG GTACTTTCCCAATTGATCTGACTAAAACACGTCTGCAGGTTCAAGGTCAAGTTAATGATGCTAAATATAAAGAGATCCGCTACCGTGGAATGATGCACGCACTGGTCAGAATATGCAGAGAAGAAGGACTGAAAGCCTTATACTCTGG GATTGCACCTGCAATGCTACGGCAAGCTTCATACGGAACTATAAAAATAGGCACTTACCAGAGCTTAAAAAGAATGTTTGTTGAGCGTCCAGAAG ATGAAACCCTGATGATAAATGTTCTATGTGGCATTCTTTCGGGAGTAATTTCATCATCTATTGCCAACCCTACAGATGTCTTAAAG ATCAGAATGCAAGCCCAGGGTAGTGTGATTCAAGGAGGAATGATGGGCAACTTTATACAGATCTACCAAACAGAAGGCACTAAAGGATTATGGAAG GGGGTGTCCCTGACAGCACAGAGAGCTGCTATTGTTGTTGGAGTGGAACTGCCGGTGTATGACCTTACCAAGAAGCACCTAATCATGTCTGGCTATATGGGAGACACAGTATATACTCACTTCCT CTCCAGTTTTACGTGTGGGCTAGCTGGAGCCCTTGCATCCAACCCAGTTGATGTTGTGAGGACACGCATGATGAATGAGAGAAGCCAACGAAACGGGGCACACTCAAACTACAAGGGCACTCTGGATTGCTTGTTACAA acctGGAAGAATGAGGGCTTTTTTGCTCTCTATAAAGGGTTTTGGCCAAACTGGCTAAGACTTGGTCCTTGGAATATCATT TTCTTCCTGACATACGAACAGCTGAAGAAACTAGACTTGTGA
- the SLC25A30 gene encoding kidney mitochondrial carrier protein 1 isoform X1, translating into MHPTWIFWRGLKEESIMSALNWKPFLYGGLASITAECGTFPIDLTKTRLQVQGQVNDAKYKEIRYRGMMHALVRICREEGLKALYSGIAPAMLRQASYGTIKIGTYQSLKRMFVERPEDETLMINVLCGILSGVISSSIANPTDVLKIRMQAQGSVIQGGMMGNFIQIYQTEGTKGLWKGVSLTAQRAAIVVGVELPVYDLTKKHLIMSGYMGDTVYTHFLSSFTCGLAGALASNPVDVVRTRMMNERSQRNGAHSNYKGTLDCLLQTWKNEGFFALYKGFWPNWLRLGPWNIIFFLTYEQLKKLDL; encoded by the exons ATGCATCCGACGTGGATATTTTGGAGAGGCTTA aaagaagaatCAATAATGTCAGCGCTGAACTGGAAGCCCTTTCTCTATGGAGGTTTAGCATCAATCACTGCAGAATGCG GTACTTTCCCAATTGATCTGACTAAAACACGTCTGCAGGTTCAAGGTCAAGTTAATGATGCTAAATATAAAGAGATCCGCTACCGTGGAATGATGCACGCACTGGTCAGAATATGCAGAGAAGAAGGACTGAAAGCCTTATACTCTGG GATTGCACCTGCAATGCTACGGCAAGCTTCATACGGAACTATAAAAATAGGCACTTACCAGAGCTTAAAAAGAATGTTTGTTGAGCGTCCAGAAG ATGAAACCCTGATGATAAATGTTCTATGTGGCATTCTTTCGGGAGTAATTTCATCATCTATTGCCAACCCTACAGATGTCTTAAAG ATCAGAATGCAAGCCCAGGGTAGTGTGATTCAAGGAGGAATGATGGGCAACTTTATACAGATCTACCAAACAGAAGGCACTAAAGGATTATGGAAG GGGGTGTCCCTGACAGCACAGAGAGCTGCTATTGTTGTTGGAGTGGAACTGCCGGTGTATGACCTTACCAAGAAGCACCTAATCATGTCTGGCTATATGGGAGACACAGTATATACTCACTTCCT CTCCAGTTTTACGTGTGGGCTAGCTGGAGCCCTTGCATCCAACCCAGTTGATGTTGTGAGGACACGCATGATGAATGAGAGAAGCCAACGAAACGGGGCACACTCAAACTACAAGGGCACTCTGGATTGCTTGTTACAA acctGGAAGAATGAGGGCTTTTTTGCTCTCTATAAAGGGTTTTGGCCAAACTGGCTAAGACTTGGTCCTTGGAATATCATT TTCTTCCTGACATACGAACAGCTGAAGAAACTAGACTTGTGA